A DNA window from Caldilineales bacterium contains the following coding sequences:
- a CDS encoding proline racemase family protein encodes MKLARLITAIDAHACGEPGRVITGGVLDVPGRTMFEKMKYLEQHGDDLRLRMLHEPRGYPAMCCNLILPPTDPQAGAGFVIMEPMEYPPMSGTNTICVVTVLLETGMLPAVEPVTELTLEAPAGLIRVRAEVSDGKVTSVTFKNVPAFAVHLDVPVETPHLGTVVCDIAWGGMFYVIADAAQLGLRLTPDEGRDIVRVSEMIKAAAREQYPVVHPDNPEIIGPTIAQLSAPPTHPSAHRKNAVTLSTGAFDWERPATWTGVLDRSPCGTGTCAKMAALYAKGQLGLNQDFRHEGILGTVFTGRLVEETQVGPYRAVVPTLSGQAWITAITQFVVDATDPFPDGFTVGDLWG; translated from the coding sequence GTGAAACTAGCGAGACTGATCACCGCCATCGACGCCCACGCTTGCGGCGAGCCGGGGCGCGTCATCACCGGTGGGGTGCTGGATGTGCCCGGCCGCACGATGTTCGAGAAGATGAAATATCTGGAACAGCACGGCGACGACCTGCGCCTGCGGATGCTGCACGAGCCGCGCGGCTACCCGGCCATGTGCTGCAACCTCATCCTGCCGCCCACCGATCCCCAGGCCGGCGCCGGCTTCGTGATCATGGAGCCGATGGAGTACCCGCCCATGTCGGGCACCAACACCATCTGCGTCGTCACCGTGCTACTGGAGACGGGGATGCTGCCCGCGGTCGAGCCTGTCACCGAGCTGACGCTGGAAGCGCCCGCCGGCCTGATCCGCGTCCGCGCCGAAGTCAGCGACGGCAAGGTCACGTCCGTCACCTTCAAGAACGTCCCCGCCTTTGCCGTGCACCTGGATGTGCCGGTCGAGACGCCGCACCTGGGCACGGTCGTCTGCGACATCGCCTGGGGCGGCATGTTCTATGTCATCGCCGACGCCGCCCAGTTGGGCCTGCGCCTGACGCCCGACGAAGGCCGGGACATCGTGCGCGTGAGTGAAATGATCAAGGCCGCCGCTCGCGAGCAGTACCCGGTCGTGCACCCCGACAACCCTGAGATCATCGGCCCCACCATCGCCCAGCTTTCCGCGCCGCCGACTCACCCCAGCGCCCACCGCAAGAACGCCGTCACCCTCTCGACCGGCGCTTTCGACTGGGAGCGGCCCGCCACCTGGACGGGCGTGCTCGACCGCTCGCCCTGCGGCACCGGCACCTGCGCCAAGATGGCGGCGCTCTATGCCAAAGGCCAGCTCGGCCTGAACCAGGACTTCCGGCACGAGGGCATCCTGGGCACGGTCTTCACCGGGCGGCTGGTGGAAGAGACGCAAGTCGGCCCCTACCGGGCCGTCGTCCCCACCCTCAGCGGCCAGGCCTGGATCACGGCCATCACGCAATTCGTGGTGGACGCGACCGATCCCTTTCCCGATGGCTTTACGGTGGGCGATCTTTGGGGCTAG
- a CDS encoding glutamate synthase subunit beta: protein MAKPTGFLEFTRQTPAERDPLERVHDWQEFHLHMDDAALQTQGARCMDCGVPFCHTGQLINGMAAGCPINNLIPEWNDLIYRGLWREALHRLHQTNNFPEFTGRVCPAPCEGSCTLGIIDPPVTIKSIECAIVDHGFEQGWIVPQSPPVRTGKKVAVVGSGPAGLACAAQLNKAGHWVTVFERADRIGGLLMYGIPNMKLDKEQVVQRRVDLLAAEGVRFITNTEIGKDYPVDRLRARFDAIVLCGGAGKPNDLPIPGRELKGIYFALDFLRGNTRHLLDERAGVASNGHFISAEGRDVVVMGGGDTGTDCVATSLRHGCRSLAQFEIVPRPPDARAADNPWPQWPRVFKQDYGQVEAQARYGADPRIYQISTKRFVGDENGWVKELHTVKVTMSVENGRLQFTDIPGTEQVWPGTMVLLAMGFRGPEDLLLDQLGVARDARSNVQAEHGKFQTSIEGIFAAGDMRRGQSLVVWAINEGRGAAREVDRWLMGETSLP from the coding sequence ATGGCTAAGCCGACCGGATTCCTCGAATTCACCCGCCAGACGCCTGCTGAGCGCGACCCGCTCGAACGCGTCCACGACTGGCAGGAATTTCATCTGCACATGGACGACGCCGCCTTGCAGACGCAGGGCGCGCGCTGCATGGATTGCGGCGTCCCCTTTTGCCACACCGGCCAACTGATCAACGGCATGGCAGCCGGCTGCCCGATCAACAACCTGATCCCAGAATGGAACGACCTGATCTATCGCGGCCTCTGGCGCGAGGCCCTGCACCGCCTGCATCAGACCAACAACTTCCCCGAATTCACCGGCCGCGTCTGCCCGGCCCCGTGCGAAGGCTCGTGCACCCTGGGCATCATCGACCCGCCGGTGACGATCAAGAGCATCGAGTGTGCGATCGTCGATCACGGCTTCGAGCAAGGCTGGATCGTGCCGCAGTCGCCGCCGGTGCGCACGGGCAAAAAGGTGGCGGTGGTGGGGTCCGGCCCGGCCGGGCTGGCCTGCGCCGCCCAACTCAACAAAGCCGGGCATTGGGTCACGGTTTTCGAGCGCGCCGACCGCATCGGCGGCCTGCTGATGTACGGCATCCCCAACATGAAGCTGGACAAAGAGCAGGTCGTGCAGCGCCGGGTGGATTTGCTGGCGGCCGAAGGTGTGCGCTTCATCACCAACACCGAGATCGGCAAGGATTATCCCGTCGATAGGCTGCGCGCCCGTTTCGATGCCATCGTCCTCTGCGGCGGCGCCGGCAAACCCAACGACCTGCCCATCCCTGGCCGCGAGCTGAAAGGCATCTACTTCGCCCTGGATTTCTTGCGCGGGAACACCCGGCATCTGCTCGATGAACGCGCCGGCGTGGCCAGCAACGGCCATTTCATCTCCGCCGAGGGCCGGGATGTTGTCGTCATGGGCGGCGGCGACACCGGCACCGACTGCGTCGCCACCTCGCTACGCCACGGCTGCCGCAGCCTGGCCCAGTTCGAGATCGTCCCCCGCCCGCCCGACGCCCGCGCCGCCGACAACCCCTGGCCGCAGTGGCCGCGCGTCTTCAAGCAGGACTACGGCCAGGTGGAAGCGCAAGCGCGCTACGGCGCCGACCCGCGTATCTATCAAATCTCGACCAAGCGTTTCGTCGGCGACGAGAACGGCTGGGTGAAGGAACTGCACACGGTCAAGGTGACTATGTCGGTCGAGAACGGCCGCCTGCAATTCACCGACATCCCCGGCACCGAGCAGGTGTGGCCGGGCACTATGGTGCTGCTGGCGATGGGCTTCCGCGGCCCCGAAGACCTGCTGCTCGACCAGCTGGGCGTGGCCCGCGACGCCCGCAGCAATGTGCAGGCCGAGCACGGCAAATTCCAGACCAGCATCGAGGGCATCTTCGCCGCCGGCGACATGCGCCGCGGCCAGAGCCTGGTGGTCTGGGCGATCAACGAAGGCCGGGGCGCGGCGCGCGAGGTGGATCGCTGGCTGATGGGCGAGACGAGTTTGCCGTGA
- a CDS encoding ATP-binding protein, with protein sequence MFVNRERELSFLEQRYATGQAELVVLYGRRRVGKTELLRAFCQGKKHIFFVADLGTEESQLADFTRQVGAYLAGDPDLLPPFGSWAAAFNFLAAQTHERLVVVLDELTYLIEVNRAFPSALQKLWDTHLKDTGIMLVLCGSYVGVIEQSVLAYRSPLYGRRTGQWRLQPFTFWEAPQMLPGIAPEALVPIYAILGGVPAYLRQYDPDLTLAENIQRKILTPGAYLYDEPRFLLLQELRDPSRYFALLEAIAGGRTRSNEIAQTSGVAVTSLAFYLRTLQEMGLIERTVPATELLPDKSKLGLYHVADPYFRFWFRFVYPNRSLLERGETTLTLRKIMAEIDQFTGPAFESICREVVWRLHGAGELGFTPRAVGRWWNRQEEIDVMAVGEDDLLVGECKWSTKPVGENILDELMRKATLLKTSGDPKRVHYALFARAGFTPALRDRASAQGVRLVALDDLMRQRQTTVGDD encoded by the coding sequence ATGTTTGTCAACCGCGAACGCGAACTCAGTTTTCTGGAACAGCGCTATGCCACCGGTCAAGCGGAGTTGGTCGTGCTGTATGGCCGCCGCCGGGTGGGCAAGACTGAGTTGCTGCGCGCCTTCTGCCAGGGAAAGAAGCACATCTTCTTCGTGGCCGATTTGGGCACCGAAGAAAGCCAACTGGCCGATTTCACCCGGCAGGTGGGCGCGTATCTGGCGGGCGATCCCGACCTACTGCCGCCGTTCGGGTCATGGGCGGCGGCATTCAACTTCCTGGCTGCACAGACGCATGAACGGCTGGTGGTGGTGCTGGACGAGTTGACCTATCTGATCGAGGTCAACCGCGCCTTCCCTTCGGCGCTGCAGAAGCTCTGGGACACGCACTTGAAGGATACGGGGATCATGTTGGTGTTGTGCGGCTCCTACGTGGGCGTCATCGAGCAGTCGGTGCTGGCCTACCGGTCGCCGCTCTATGGGCGGCGCACAGGCCAATGGCGGTTGCAGCCTTTCACCTTCTGGGAGGCGCCGCAGATGCTGCCCGGCATCGCCCCTGAAGCACTCGTTCCCATCTATGCCATCCTGGGCGGCGTGCCGGCCTATCTACGCCAGTATGATCCCGACCTGACGCTGGCCGAGAACATCCAACGCAAAATCCTGACGCCGGGCGCGTATCTGTACGATGAGCCGCGCTTCCTCCTCCTGCAAGAACTGCGCGACCCCAGCCGCTACTTTGCACTCTTGGAGGCTATCGCCGGAGGCCGCACGCGCAGCAACGAGATCGCTCAAACCTCCGGCGTTGCCGTCACCTCGCTGGCGTTTTATCTGCGCACCCTGCAGGAGATGGGCTTGATCGAGCGCACGGTGCCGGCCACCGAGCTGCTGCCCGACAAGAGCAAGCTGGGTCTGTATCATGTCGCCGACCCTTACTTCCGTTTCTGGTTCCGCTTCGTCTACCCCAACCGTTCCTTGCTGGAACGCGGCGAGACTACCCTGACCCTGCGCAAAATCATGGCGGAAATCGACCAGTTCACCGGGCCGGCCTTCGAGAGCATCTGCCGCGAGGTTGTCTGGCGATTGCACGGCGCTGGTGAACTTGGTTTCACGCCGCGTGCGGTAGGGCGCTGGTGGAATCGGCAAGAAGAGATCGATGTGATGGCGGTGGGCGAGGACGATCTGCTGGTGGGCGAGTGCAAGTGGTCGACAAAGCCCGTCGGGGAGAACATCCTGGACGAACTCATGCGCAAAGCGACATTGCTCAAGACATCGGGCGATCCCAAACGGGTTCACTATGCCCTCTTTGCCCGCGCAGGTTTCACCCCTGCCCTCCGCGATCGAGCGAGCGCGCAGGGTGTGCGCCTGGTCGCTCTCGACGATTTGATGCGGCAACGACAAACGACTGTAGGAGATGACTGA